A genome region from Paracoccus stylophorae includes the following:
- the glcF gene encoding glycolate oxidase subunit GlcF, with translation MQTNFTPEQLRDPAVARSNRILRTCVHCGFCTATCPTYQILGDELDSPRGRIYLIKDMLEAGRPADEKTVKHIDRCLSCLACMTTCPSGVHYMHLVDHARAHIHATYRRPWRDRALRWMLKTVIPHPGRFRLALAGARLARPFARLMPDARLRAMLDMAPAAIPPVSRNDDGQVFAPIGPRRARVALMIGCAQRALNTDINDATIRLLRRAGCEVVIPQKFGCCGALTLHMGQQDDARARARDSIARLLAAEQGGELDAIVINTSGCGTTIKDYGHLFAQDDIAQDAARVASLARDVTEFLEGLGLPDRARAEGQGARVAYHSACSLQHGQQIKSAPRTLLTQAGFQVVEPADAHLCCGSAGTYNLLQPDLSAELKRRKVATLEATGPQIIAAGNIGCMMQIGGATGVPVVHTVQLLDWATGGPRPEGLGAIA, from the coding sequence ATGCAGACGAATTTCACGCCCGAACAGTTGCGCGATCCGGCCGTGGCGCGGTCCAACCGGATCCTGCGGACCTGCGTGCATTGCGGGTTCTGCACCGCCACCTGCCCGACCTATCAGATCCTGGGCGACGAGCTGGACAGCCCGCGCGGCCGCATCTATCTGATCAAGGACATGCTGGAGGCGGGGCGTCCCGCCGACGAAAAGACCGTCAAGCATATCGACCGCTGCCTGTCCTGCCTGGCCTGCATGACCACCTGCCCGTCGGGCGTGCATTACATGCATCTGGTCGATCACGCCCGCGCGCATATCCATGCGACCTATCGCCGGCCCTGGCGCGACCGCGCGCTGCGCTGGATGCTGAAGACGGTGATCCCGCATCCGGGCCGGTTCCGGCTGGCGCTGGCGGGGGCGCGGCTGGCGCGGCCATTCGCGCGGCTGATGCCCGACGCAAGGCTGCGCGCGATGCTGGACATGGCGCCGGCGGCGATCCCGCCGGTCAGCCGCAACGATGACGGGCAGGTCTTCGCGCCCATTGGGCCACGCCGCGCGCGGGTCGCGCTGATGATCGGTTGCGCGCAGCGGGCGCTGAACACGGACATCAACGACGCCACGATCCGGCTGTTGCGCCGCGCGGGCTGCGAGGTGGTGATCCCCCAGAAATTCGGCTGCTGCGGCGCGCTGACGCTGCATATGGGGCAGCAGGACGACGCCCGGGCGCGCGCCCGCGACAGCATCGCCCGGCTGCTGGCCGCCGAGCAGGGCGGAGAACTGGACGCCATCGTCATCAACACCTCGGGCTGCGGGACGACGATCAAGGATTACGGCCATCTGTTCGCGCAGGACGACATCGCGCAGGACGCCGCGCGCGTGGCGTCGCTGGCGCGCGACGTGACCGAGTTTCTGGAAGGGCTGGGTCTGCCCGACCGCGCCCGCGCCGAGGGGCAGGGGGCGCGCGTGGCCTATCATTCGGCGTGTTCGCTGCAGCACGGCCAGCAGATCAAGTCCGCGCCGCGGACGCTGCTGACGCAGGCCGGGTTTCAGGTGGTGGAACCGGCGGATGCGCATCTTTGCTGCGGCTCGGCCGGGACGTATAACCTGTTGCAGCCCGACCTATCGGCGGAACTGAAACGCCGCAAGGTCGCGACGCTGGAGGCGACCGGGCCCCAGATCATCGCGGCGGGCAATATCGGCTGCATGATGCAGATCGGCGGCGCGACCGGGGTGCCGGTCGTCCACACCGTGCAGTTGCTGGACTGGGCCACGGGCGGGCCGCGCCCCGAAGGGCTGGGCGCGATTGCCTGA
- a CDS encoding FAD-binding protein translates to MRPDSEEALAACISDTREAVSIVGGGTRLHPGEGAGARLDVSGLSGIVLYEPEALTVVVRAGTRLADVQAALAAEGQMLGFEPLGAPGSTIGGVVAANASGPRRVQAGAARDALIGVRFVDGNGDLIRNGGRVMKNVTGYDLVKLMAGSRGRLGVLTELAFKTAPLPPLRCTLCLPGLDAAAAIAALTDALSAPFEVSGAAWLPDRGALIRLEGLERSVAIRADALRDRLAAHGEVVEVQDDPWLLLRPDGGDPDGDLWRIVCRPGEAARVLSALPAPVSMDWGGALIHLRLPADEMPVLPRFAGHARRITGAAPAVLPAPDPVVARLDAGLRRRFDPRGIFAGAD, encoded by the coding sequence ATGCGGCCTGACAGCGAAGAGGCGCTGGCCGCCTGCATCAGCGACACGCGCGAGGCCGTGTCCATCGTCGGCGGCGGCACAAGGCTGCACCCGGGCGAGGGCGCGGGCGCGCGGCTGGACGTGTCCGGCCTGTCGGGCATCGTGCTGTACGAGCCCGAGGCGCTGACCGTGGTGGTGCGCGCCGGCACGCGGCTTGCCGATGTGCAGGCGGCGCTGGCGGCGGAGGGGCAGATGCTGGGGTTCGAGCCTTTGGGCGCGCCCGGATCGACCATCGGCGGGGTGGTCGCGGCCAACGCCTCGGGTCCGCGCCGGGTGCAGGCGGGCGCGGCGCGGGACGCGCTGATCGGGGTGCGGTTCGTGGACGGGAACGGCGATCTTATCCGCAATGGCGGCCGGGTGATGAAGAACGTGACCGGGTACGATCTGGTCAAGCTGATGGCGGGCAGCCGCGGGCGGCTGGGGGTGCTGACCGAGCTTGCGTTCAAGACCGCGCCGCTGCCGCCCCTGCGCTGCACGCTGTGCCTGCCCGGGCTTGACGCCGCCGCCGCCATCGCCGCGCTGACCGATGCGCTGTCCGCGCCGTTCGAGGTCAGCGGCGCGGCCTGGCTGCCCGATCGCGGCGCGCTGATCCGGCTGGAGGGGCTGGAACGCTCGGTCGCGATCCGGGCTGATGCCCTGCGCGACCGGCTTGCCGCCCATGGCGAGGTGGTCGAGGTGCAGGACGATCCGTGGCTGCTTCTGCGGCCGGACGGTGGCGATCCCGACGGCGATCTTTGGCGCATCGTCTGCCGGCCGGGCGAGGCGGCACGGGTCCTGTCCGCGCTGCCCGCGCCGGTGTCGATGGACTGGGGCGGCGCGCTGATCCATCTGCGCCTGCCTGCGGACGAGATGCCGGTGCTGCCGCGTTTTGCCGGCCATGCACGGCGCATCACCGGTGCGGCGCCCGCGGTTCTGCCCGCGCCCGATCCGGTGGTGGCGCGGCTGGATGCGGGGCTGCGGCGCAGGTTCGATCCGCGCGGGATCTTTGCGGGGGCCGACTGA
- a CDS encoding FAD-linked oxidase C-terminal domain-containing protein codes for MQMPEPDALVLSRRDAIVAALRQAVSDAVIDDPAETRAYECDALSAYRCPPLAVVLPRTTQQVSQLMALCHQLGVPVVPRGAGTSLAGGSMPTADAVVIGLARMTEVLEIATGDRLVRVQAGRTNLSVSGAVDGQGFFYAPDPSSQLACAIGGNIAMNSGGAHCLKYGVTTNNLLGVTMVLMDGTVVELGGPMGEAAGLDLLGVVCGSEGQLGIVTEATLRILPKPQGARPVLIAFDSSETAGACVAAIIRAGVLPVAIEFMDRPCIRATEAFAQAGYPDCEALLIVEVEGTAPEIDEQLALIRDIAQGFEPVEFRESRSEDESRRIWLGRKSAFGAMGQMGDYICLDGTIPVSALPRVLARIGELSRDYGLPVANVFHAGDGNMHPLIIHDANAPGDLDRAEALGADILRLCVEVGGCLTGEHGVGIEKRDLMSVQYRPADLDAQMRVKDVFDPRWLLNAAKVFPLEVSASRRDARPNLPPDAA; via the coding sequence ATGCAGATGCCGGAACCCGATGCGCTTGTGCTGTCGCGCCGCGACGCGATCGTGGCCGCGCTGCGCCAGGCGGTGTCCGATGCGGTGATCGACGACCCGGCCGAGACGCGGGCCTATGAATGCGATGCGCTGTCGGCCTATCGCTGTCCGCCGCTGGCGGTGGTGCTGCCGCGCACCACGCAGCAGGTGTCGCAGCTGATGGCGCTGTGTCACCAGCTTGGCGTGCCGGTCGTGCCGCGCGGGGCCGGGACCAGCCTGGCCGGCGGCTCGATGCCCACCGCCGATGCGGTGGTGATCGGCCTGGCGCGCATGACCGAGGTGCTGGAGATCGCGACCGGCGACCGGCTGGTCCGGGTGCAGGCCGGGCGCACCAACCTGTCGGTGTCGGGCGCGGTGGACGGTCAGGGGTTCTTTTACGCGCCCGATCCCTCCAGCCAGCTGGCCTGTGCCATCGGCGGCAATATCGCCATGAATTCGGGCGGTGCGCATTGCCTGAAATACGGGGTGACGACGAACAACCTGCTGGGCGTGACGATGGTGCTGATGGACGGCACCGTGGTCGAGCTGGGCGGCCCGATGGGCGAGGCGGCGGGGCTGGACCTGCTGGGCGTGGTCTGCGGGTCCGAAGGCCAGCTTGGCATCGTTACCGAAGCCACGCTGCGCATCCTGCCCAAGCCGCAAGGCGCGCGGCCGGTGCTGATCGCGTTCGACAGCAGCGAGACGGCCGGGGCCTGCGTCGCGGCGATCATCCGCGCGGGCGTCTTGCCGGTGGCCATCGAGTTCATGGACCGCCCCTGCATCCGCGCCACCGAAGCCTTCGCGCAGGCCGGCTATCCCGATTGCGAGGCGCTGCTGATCGTCGAGGTCGAGGGCACGGCCCCCGAGATCGACGAACAACTGGCCCTGATCCGCGACATCGCGCAGGGGTTCGAGCCGGTCGAGTTCCGCGAAAGCCGGTCCGAGGACGAATCGCGCCGCATCTGGCTGGGCCGCAAATCGGCCTTTGGCGCGATGGGGCAGATGGGCGATTACATCTGTCTTGACGGCACCATCCCGGTCTCGGCCCTGCCGCGGGTGCTGGCGCGGATCGGGGAATTGTCGCGCGATTACGGCCTGCCGGTCGCCAATGTCTTTCACGCCGGCGACGGCAACATGCATCCGCTGATCATCCACGACGCCAACGCGCCGGGCGATCTGGACCGGGCCGAGGCCCTGGGCGCCGACATCCTGCGGCTGTGCGTCGAGGTCGGCGGCTGCCTGACCGGCGAACACGGCGTCGGCATCGAAAAGCGCGACCTGATGTCGGTGCAATACCGCCCCGCCGATCTGGACGCGCAGATGCGGGTGAAGGACGTGTTCGATCCGCGCTGGCTGCTGAACGCGGCCAAGGTCTTTCCGCTGGAGGTCTCGGCCAGCCGTCGGGATGCGCGGCCGAACCTGCCCCCCGATGCGGCCTGA
- a CDS encoding DUF599 domain-containing protein: protein MTIDIGLPAMLYLPDLVAVALLFAAWFAMGWLTERPPAGRPSVSVLMARFRREWMLHFVTREPRIFDGNILASLREGTAFFASACMIATGGILALIGNTDQLRGLAREFDLARGAAILWEIKLLVTMFFVVTAFLKFVWSHRLFGYCAIMMAAVPNDAADPVARDRALQAADLNITAARSFNAGLRSVYFALGSLGWLAGAWALMAATVLVLFVSWRREFASASRRVILRSLPPPRLPDPATPPVSGPPRPRP from the coding sequence ATGACCATCGACATCGGCCTGCCCGCGATGCTGTATCTGCCCGACCTTGTCGCGGTCGCGCTGCTGTTTGCGGCGTGGTTCGCGATGGGCTGGCTGACCGAACGCCCGCCTGCGGGCCGGCCCTCGGTGTCGGTGCTGATGGCGCGGTTCCGGCGCGAATGGATGCTGCATTTCGTGACCCGAGAGCCGCGCATCTTCGATGGCAACATCCTGGCCAGCCTGCGCGAGGGCACGGCGTTCTTCGCCTCGGCCTGCATGATCGCGACCGGCGGCATCCTGGCCCTGATCGGCAATACCGACCAGCTTCGCGGTCTGGCGCGCGAATTCGATCTGGCGCGCGGCGCGGCGATCCTGTGGGAAATCAAGCTGCTGGTGACAATGTTCTTCGTCGTCACCGCGTTTCTGAAATTCGTCTGGTCGCACCGGCTGTTCGGCTATTGCGCGATCATGATGGCGGCGGTGCCCAACGATGCCGCCGATCCGGTCGCGCGCGACCGCGCCCTGCAGGCGGCGGATCTGAACATCACCGCCGCGCGCAGCTTCAACGCCGGGCTGCGCAGCGTCTATTTCGCGCTGGGCTCGCTGGGCTGGCTGGCGGGGGCATGGGCGCTGATGGCGGCGACGGTGCTGGTGCTGTTCGTGTCGTGGCGGCGCGAATTCGCCTCGGCGTCGCGCCGGGTCATCCTGCGCAGTCTGCCGCCGCCCCGGCTGCCCGATCCTGCCACACCGCCAGTGTCAGGACCACCGCGCCCCCGGCCGTAA
- a CDS encoding MFS transporter, whose protein sequence is MTQNRDLRHAILALALGAFAIGTSEFAAMGLLPYFAGDLGITEPQAGHVISAYALGVVVGAPVTSIMGARLPRRRYLAALIAFYGVMNLLAAALPGYATLTGMRFLAGLPHGGFLGVAMLYAADALPHEHRARGAAQIVMGLTVANIAGVPLAGALGQGIGWRWGFALPGVLALLSAWLILKVAPRVGGNPDARPWDEVQALRNPRVLWILAVGAIGFGGLFAVYSFLTAAILATTAAPGWAIPLALALFGVGGTLGIWGAGRLTERVGQIRAAYLLLAAMAATQGFAALAVGDWAMMVLSSFLLGAGSGLVLPLQTRLMDVAGRAQNMAAAMNHAAFNAANALGPFLAGMALAAGWGWRAPGLVGIVLTAGGAVVLTLAVWQDRAAGAAADCAG, encoded by the coding sequence ATGACCCAGAACCGTGATTTGCGTCACGCCATCCTTGCGCTTGCCCTGGGGGCGTTCGCCATCGGCACCTCGGAATTCGCGGCGATGGGTCTGTTGCCCTATTTCGCGGGCGATCTGGGCATCACCGAGCCGCAGGCGGGCCACGTCATCAGCGCCTATGCGCTGGGCGTGGTGGTCGGGGCGCCGGTGACGTCGATCATGGGGGCGCGGCTGCCGCGCCGACGCTATCTGGCGGCGCTGATCGCTTTCTACGGGGTGATGAACCTGCTGGCGGCGGCGCTGCCGGGCTATGCCACGCTGACCGGGATGCGGTTTCTGGCCGGTCTGCCGCATGGCGGGTTTCTGGGCGTGGCGATGCTGTATGCCGCCGACGCGCTGCCGCACGAACATCGCGCCCGCGGGGCCGCGCAGATCGTGATGGGCCTGACCGTCGCCAATATCGCCGGCGTTCCGCTGGCCGGGGCGCTGGGGCAGGGGATCGGATGGCGCTGGGGTTTCGCGCTGCCGGGCGTTCTGGCGCTGCTGTCGGCGTGGCTGATCCTGAAGGTCGCGCCGCGCGTCGGCGGCAATCCCGATGCCCGCCCCTGGGACGAGGTGCAGGCGCTGCGCAATCCGCGCGTCTTGTGGATCCTGGCCGTCGGCGCCATCGGGTTCGGCGGGCTGTTCGCGGTCTATTCCTTCCTGACCGCCGCGATCCTGGCCACGACCGCCGCGCCGGGCTGGGCCATCCCGCTGGCGCTGGCGCTGTTCGGGGTCGGCGGCACGCTGGGCATCTGGGGCGCGGGACGCCTGACCGAGCGCGTGGGCCAGATCCGCGCCGCCTATCTGCTGCTGGCCGCGATGGCCGCGACGCAGGGCTTTGCCGCGCTGGCGGTGGGCGACTGGGCGATGATGGTGCTGTCGTCGTTCCTGCTGGGCGCGGGATCGGGGCTGGTCCTGCCGTTGCAGACCCGGCTGATGGATGTGGCGGGACGCGCGCAGAACATGGCGGCGGCAATGAATCATGCGGCGTTCAACGCGGCCAATGCGCTGGGGCCGTTCCTGGCCGGGATGGCGCTGGCGGCCGGATGGGGCTGGCGGGCGCCGGGGCTGGTGGGGATCGTGCTTACGGCCGGGGGCGCGGTGGTCCTGACACTGGCGGTGTGGCAGGATCGGGCAGCCGGGGCGGCGGCAGACTGCGCAGGATGA
- a CDS encoding alpha/beta fold hydrolase: protein MKLNHTTTGPESGVPIVLVHGLFGQGRNLGVIARRLGRTRRVVTVDLRNHGDSPHDPDHSYAAMAGDLAQLIADLGGPVDLAGHSMGGKAAMVLALTQPGLLRKLAVMDIAPVAYDHDQTHLIDAMQAVELDGLDRRSEADRRLAQNLNAPALRAFLLQQLDLKSDPAHWRLNLPVLRDWMDRTTGWPDDLPKATLKGPALFMAGAESDYVDSAGEDAIRDYFPQAKLVRVKNAGHWMHADAPEAVADTLAVFLGDG, encoded by the coding sequence ATGAAGCTGAATCACACCACAACCGGCCCCGAATCCGGCGTGCCCATCGTCCTGGTCCACGGGCTGTTCGGACAGGGCCGCAATCTGGGCGTCATCGCCCGCAGGCTGGGCCGGACCCGCCGCGTCGTCACCGTCGATCTGCGCAATCACGGCGACAGCCCGCACGATCCCGATCACAGCTACGCTGCGATGGCCGGCGATCTGGCGCAGCTGATCGCGGATCTGGGCGGCCCGGTCGATCTGGCCGGCCATTCGATGGGCGGCAAGGCCGCGATGGTGCTGGCGCTGACGCAGCCCGGATTGCTGCGCAAGCTGGCGGTGATGGACATCGCCCCCGTCGCCTATGACCACGACCAGACCCACCTGATCGACGCCATGCAGGCGGTCGAGCTTGACGGTCTGGACCGCCGCAGCGAGGCCGACCGGCGGCTGGCGCAGAACCTGAACGCGCCGGCGCTGCGCGCCTTTCTGCTGCAACAGCTGGACCTGAAATCCGATCCCGCGCACTGGCGGCTGAACCTGCCCGTCCTGCGCGACTGGATGGATCGCACGACCGGCTGGCCCGACGACCTGCCCAAGGCAACGTTGAAGGGGCCGGCCCTGTTCATGGCCGGTGCCGAATCGGATTATGTGGACAGCGCGGGCGAGGATGCGATCCGCGACTATTTCCCGCAGGCCAAGCTGGTGCGCGTCAAGAATGCCGGCCACTGGATGCACGCCGACGCGCCCGAAGCGGTGGCCGACACGCTGGCCGTGTTTCTGGGCGACGGCTGA
- a CDS encoding cell division protein ZapA produces MAEVDFTIGHKEYRLGAQDGEEKLLKRAAALLDAEAQQILEQAGRMPEPRLLLLAGLMLADRYATMEDRAEKAERHLNRLQSNPARVEVPVIPADLKEAMAELAARAESLAERLDDQQKG; encoded by the coding sequence ATGGCCGAGGTCGATTTCACGATTGGACACAAGGAATACCGTCTGGGCGCCCAGGACGGCGAGGAAAAGCTGCTGAAGCGTGCCGCCGCGCTGCTGGACGCCGAGGCGCAGCAGATCCTGGAACAGGCCGGCCGGATGCCCGAGCCGCGGCTGCTGCTGCTGGCCGGGCTGATGCTGGCCGACCGTTACGCCACGATGGAGGATCGCGCCGAAAAGGCCGAGCGGCATCTGAACCGGCTGCAATCCAACCCGGCGCGGGTCGAGGTGCCGGTGATCCCGGCCGATCTGAAAGAGGCGATGGCGGAACTGGCCGCGCGGGCCGAATCGCTGGCCGAGCGGCTGGACGACCAGCAGAAGGGCTGA
- a CDS encoding BCCT family transporter: protein MSDQKKTERSRKDHKGRPGDEHRQREALSGRFEADPEPHQPDVEALPEPEGPTQIIDTDYHVGQDNIDGVKPFPFDIHNPVFMISALAIVLFTAVTLIFPDQVEPVFTQMRDYLTGNMAWFFLLSGNIFVLLSLGLILSPLGSVRLGGPAATPDFTLTGWFAMLFAAGMGIGLMFYGVSEPLSHFETSLAGPVVEDGVRTDWAPLNGAAGDEAAARRLGMAATIFHWGLHPWGIYAVVALALALFSFNKGLPLTLRSVFYPIFGDRIWGWPGHIIDILAVLATLFGLATSLGLGAEQATAGLNFLFGIPAGSMSKVVLIVCITGVATLSVILGVEKGVKRLSEINMVLAVLLLVFVIAVGPTLSIITGFFGNLGAYAQQLIPLSNPFGRTDDNFRHGWTAFYWAWWISWSPFVGMFIARVSRGRTVRQLLIAVLIVPFLISVLWMTALGGTAITMTLEGISGITDAALELKLFEMLSNLPLTAITSFIGIVLVIVFFITSSDSGSLVIDTISAGGKVNSPVPQRIFWCSIEGLVAIALLLGGGLTALQAMAVSTGLPFTLVLLGACYAIVKGLIAERRELA, encoded by the coding sequence ATGTCGGATCAGAAAAAGACGGAACGATCCCGCAAGGATCACAAGGGCCGCCCCGGAGACGAACACCGCCAGAGAGAAGCGCTGAGCGGCCGGTTCGAAGCCGATCCCGAACCGCATCAGCCCGATGTCGAGGCGCTGCCCGAACCCGAGGGGCCGACGCAGATCATCGACACCGATTACCATGTCGGCCAGGACAATATCGACGGCGTCAAGCCGTTCCCCTTCGACATCCACAACCCGGTCTTCATGATCTCGGCGCTGGCGATCGTGCTGTTCACCGCCGTCACGCTGATCTTTCCCGATCAGGTCGAGCCTGTCTTCACGCAGATGCGCGACTATCTGACCGGCAACATGGCCTGGTTCTTCCTGCTGTCCGGCAACATCTTCGTGCTGCTGAGCCTTGGGCTGATCCTGTCGCCGCTGGGCAGCGTCCGTCTGGGCGGGCCTGCGGCGACGCCCGATTTCACGCTGACGGGATGGTTCGCCATGCTGTTCGCGGCGGGGATGGGGATCGGCCTGATGTTTTACGGCGTCAGCGAACCGCTGAGCCATTTCGAGACCTCGCTGGCCGGCCCGGTGGTCGAGGACGGCGTGCGCACCGACTGGGCGCCGCTGAACGGGGCGGCGGGCGACGAGGCCGCGGCACGGCGGCTGGGCATGGCCGCGACGATCTTCCACTGGGGTCTGCACCCCTGGGGCATCTATGCCGTGGTGGCGCTGGCGCTGGCGCTGTTTTCGTTCAACAAGGGTCTGCCGCTGACGCTGCGCTCGGTCTTCTATCCGATCTTCGGGGACCGCATCTGGGGCTGGCCGGGCCACATCATCGACATTCTGGCGGTGCTGGCGACGCTGTTCGGTCTGGCGACCTCGCTGGGTCTGGGGGCCGAGCAGGCGACGGCCGGTCTGAACTTTCTGTTCGGGATTCCGGCGGGCAGCATGTCCAAGGTCGTGCTGATCGTGTGCATCACCGGCGTGGCGACCCTGTCGGTGATCCTGGGCGTCGAAAAGGGCGTCAAGCGGCTGTCCGAGATCAACATGGTGCTGGCGGTTCTGCTGCTGGTCTTCGTGATCGCGGTCGGCCCGACGCTGTCGATCATCACCGGGTTCTTCGGCAATCTGGGCGCCTATGCGCAACAGCTGATCCCGCTGTCGAACCCGTTCGGGCGCACCGACGACAATTTCCGGCACGGATGGACCGCGTTCTACTGGGCGTGGTGGATCAGCTGGTCGCCCTTTGTCGGCATGTTCATCGCCCGCGTCAGCCGCGGCCGGACCGTGCGCCAGTTGCTGATCGCGGTGCTGATCGTGCCGTTCCTGATCTCGGTTCTGTGGATGACGGCGCTGGGCGGCACGGCCATCACGATGACGCTGGAAGGTATCAGCGGGATCACCGATGCGGCGCTGGAGCTGAAGCTGTTCGAGATGCTGTCGAACCTGCCGCTGACCGCGATCACCAGCTTTATCGGCATCGTGCTGGTGATCGTGTTCTTCATCACCTCGTCGGATTCGGGGTCGCTGGTGATCGACACGATCTCGGCCGGGGGCAAGGTCAATTCGCCGGTTCCCCAGCGCATCTTCTGGTGCAGCATCGAGGGGCTGGTGGCCATCGCCCTGCTGCTGGGCGGCGGGCTGACCGCGTTGCAGGCGATGGCGGTTTCGACCGGTCTGCCCTTTACGCTGGTGCTGCTGGGGGCGTGCTATGCCATCGTCAAAGGGCTGATCGCGGAACGGCGGGAACTTGCCTGA
- a CDS encoding potassium channel family protein produces the protein MGRQNRSFVVIGLGAFGSVVAAELARFGNRVLGIDKDQRRVAALAEQLSSAVILDATDEGALREAGADRYDVGLVSIGNDLEGNVIAAMNLRLIGVETIWAKAESRTHHRILTKIGVDRVILPGVEMGRHAAQMLNNPAVQDYMALGNGFSVVNLMIPKRLDDRKLSQLNLGAGVTALGIMRGTEHVDLHGDPVLHTNDRVLLLGKRVDLTRFGDRL, from the coding sequence ATGGGCAGACAGAACCGCAGCTTCGTGGTCATCGGGCTTGGCGCCTTCGGCAGCGTCGTGGCCGCCGAACTGGCGCGGTTCGGCAATCGCGTGCTGGGCATCGACAAGGATCAGCGCCGGGTCGCCGCGCTGGCCGAACAACTGTCCAGCGCCGTCATCCTGGACGCCACCGACGAGGGCGCGCTGCGCGAGGCGGGCGCGGACCGTTACGATGTCGGGCTGGTCTCGATCGGCAACGATCTGGAGGGCAACGTCATCGCCGCGATGAACCTGCGCCTGATCGGGGTCGAGACGATCTGGGCCAAGGCCGAAAGCCGCACCCATCACCGCATCCTGACCAAGATCGGCGTCGACCGCGTGATCCTGCCCGGCGTGGAAATGGGCCGCCACGCCGCGCAGATGCTGAACAACCCGGCGGTGCAGGACTACATGGCGCTGGGCAACGGGTTCTCGGTCGTCAACCTGATGATCCCAAAGCGGCTGGACGACCGCAAACTGTCGCAGCTGAACCTTGGCGCGGGCGTCACCGCGCTGGGGATCATGCGCGGCACCGAACATGTCGATCTGCACGGCGATCCGGTCCTGCACACGAATGACCGGGTGCTGCTGCTGGGCAAGCGGGTCGATCTGACGCGGTTCGGCGACCGGTTGTGA
- a CDS encoding TrkH family potassium uptake protein yields MIRRPRPLDALRRWVERTPPPAVLAVLYLALIVAGGLALKLPVMTRQTISLSDALFTSTSAVTVTGLAVLDTQHALTFWGQLVLAALIQLGGLGLMTFAVLVWSALGLPMGITHHNYLREDLNQTSYLRLTRLVRTILRVVVIAEIAGALLLCLAFMPREGLGAGLWHAVFHSVSAFNNAGFSTFSAGLTGYATDPVVNLVIPALFILGGIGYVVVSDIRNRRVWHGWGLHTRLMLVGTAALIVIGVGLTAILEWHNPRTLAQFDGAGARLMVAWFQGVTTRTAGFNTTDIGGLHDSTSLLYMALMVIGAGPTSTGGGLKVTTVVVMALATLAFFRRRTEIWAFGRSIGLDEVLKVMALVAIASVLIFSATFLLIASHEGRFLDISFEVASAFGTTGLSRGYTAELTGFGRLVIMAVMFLGRVGPLTLGFFLATRITPRVRYPRGQVHLG; encoded by the coding sequence GTGATCCGCCGCCCCCGACCGCTGGACGCGCTGCGCCGCTGGGTCGAGCGGACGCCGCCCCCCGCGGTGCTGGCGGTGCTGTATCTGGCCCTGATCGTCGCCGGCGGTCTGGCGCTGAAGCTGCCGGTGATGACCCGCCAGACGATCAGCCTGTCGGACGCGCTGTTCACCTCGACCTCGGCGGTGACGGTGACCGGGCTGGCGGTGCTGGACACCCAGCACGCCCTGACCTTCTGGGGACAGCTTGTGCTGGCGGCGCTGATCCAGCTGGGCGGGCTGGGGCTGATGACCTTCGCGGTGCTGGTCTGGTCGGCGCTGGGCCTGCCCATGGGGATCACCCATCACAACTATCTGCGCGAGGATCTGAACCAGACCTCGTATCTGCGCCTGACCCGGCTGGTGCGGACGATCCTGCGCGTCGTCGTCATCGCCGAGATCGCCGGCGCGCTGCTGCTGTGCCTGGCCTTCATGCCGCGCGAGGGGCTGGGCGCGGGGCTGTGGCACGCCGTCTTCCATTCCGTCTCGGCCTTCAACAACGCCGGCTTCTCGACCTTCTCGGCCGGGCTGACCGGATACGCCACCGATCCCGTCGTCAACCTGGTCATCCCCGCCCTCTTCATCCTGGGCGGCATCGGCTATGTCGTCGTCTCGGACATCCGCAACCGGCGCGTCTGGCATGGCTGGGGGCTGCACACGCGGCTGATGCTGGTGGGCACGGCGGCGCTGATCGTCATCGGGGTCGGGCTGACCGCGATCCTCGAATGGCACAACCCGCGCACGCTGGCGCAGTTCGACGGCGCCGGCGCGCGGCTGATGGTGGCGTGGTTTCAGGGCGTGACCACGCGCACGGCGGGCTTCAACACCACCGATATCGGCGGGCTGCACGATTCGACCTCGCTGCTGTATATGGCGCTGATGGTGATCGGGGCGGGGCCGACCTCGACCGGGGGCGGGCTGAAGGTGACGACGGTGGTGGTGATGGCGCTGGCGACGCTGGCCTTCTTCCGCCGCCGGACCGAGATCTGGGCCTTCGGCCGCTCGATCGGGCTGGATGAGGTGCTGAAGGTCATGGCGCTGGTCGCCATCGCCTCGGTGCTGATCTTCAGCGCGACCTTCCTGCTGATCGCCAGCCACGAAGGGCGCTTCCTCGACATCAGCTTCGAGGTGGCGTCGGCCTTCGGCACCACCGGCCTGTCGCGCGGCTATACGGCCGAGCTGACCGGCTTCGGCCGGCTGGTCATCATGGCGGTGATGTTTCTGGGCCGGGTCGGGCCGCTGACGCTTGGGTTCTTCCTGGCCACGCGGATCACGCCGCGCGTGCGCTATCCCCGCGGGCAGGTGCATCTTGGCTGA